cgcagtatagagctgcaccgacggtcggcttctttcggctactcgtgacgcgatggatgcgaccgtcggaagcctttcggaagcctgtcggaagactgtcaatcaagaaagaacgcccagtcccgaagacccatacccggaagtggcggagaagatcgctctctacaacggtaagtaatgctcggattttaaaacaactagccgattcccctagactaaatgagcatccatctaagggtaaaaacagcatttatgggtgaactcccgctttaaagcggatgtccgctgaaaaaaagatattaaaagccagcagatacaaatactgcagctgctgacttttatgattaggacacttacctgtcctggagtccagcgccgtccacagcagaggacgagcgatcgctcgtcactctgctgccccccccccgccatcctcggtgagggaaccaggaagtgaagcgctacaCCTGCCGataggctcccgctgtgtactgggagccgagtgttcccagaacacaacggggggggggggaatgggaggtgacatcatgccgcagtctgcctgagactgtgtggccagaagtgggtgcaaatacctgtctttagacaggtatctgcacccccctcccccctgaaaggtgtcaaatgtgacaccggaggggggagggttccaatcagcgagagttccactttagggggtTTAAGGggccagttgtcaagtggttaagacatatgggcgttttgacgtcgcttccaccctgaagtgatatggagatgggtggagggccatcttccccctcactcgtctccatacacagCAACAGAGGAGAGGATCGGATCGCCATAAGCGGCGgaagggcaccggagagcggcgggagtgGGAGGGGCCTTGGTCCGGGCACAGTGTGCTCAATCCGGAAACtgaggatgtctggtcaccctaggttaaacccacaagtgcttttttttttaccactactattcctttatattggcttttggcatttacaaatgcagcaatttagaaatcaaatTCAAATCAGGgccagtccctcaaaatcagggacagtccctcaaaatcagggacagttgggagctatgataatAAATGGTATCATAACTCACAGGCAGGGGGTGCTCTATCATGGCTCTGGCTggctctgtcacagtgtgtcacatggctGCTGATTTTGTTAACTTATTGGTCATAACATGTCATGTGACAGAGCCAGCCAGAGCCATGATAGAGCGCCCCCTCCCTTTGAGTTATCATAATGCCGATGATGTTAACCAGTTGCCGATCGCCAAAAAGAGGATGCAGTCACGTGACGTGCCATGTAATGTGGACACAACACTTCAGGCGAAACCTGGAGGTTGCTGAGGGCAATAGAGAAGGCACCAGTCCTGGGATGCAAGCCACCATGACTGGGAACACAATCGTGTCTCCTCGTTGTTTTCCCGATCCATCGGCGTATGTCATCAACCAACTTGCACTCCCGTTGGGATGTTCGCACTTCTCCGTCTGAATAAAATATGTCTTTTGCTCTATCATTTTCAGGCAATCCACCACAATTAGAACTTCCATCTTCAGGTTTTTGGTGGTACACCCAACCGACCTTTCCACTTGGTCCACCGAACTCTGACCTCACCAATCCAAAGATGTCAAAACTGGTAACCGCCATGAAGGAAGTTCATGAAGTCTTCAAGGAGTACGCGTCCAAGGACGGTAACCCGAACGCACTGAGCAAGAAGGAAATGAAGGAACTTATGCAGAAGGAGCTTGGAGAGTATGTTAAGGTGAGACTCCATAAGACGGGACATGTACAGTTGTGCAATCATTGTGGGTTTCAGTTTAAAGCGGcattccacccaaaagtagaacttccACTTATTCCCCCCTCCGATGCCACATATGGTGCATGttttgtgcatgtgcagtagggaaccggctgtgaagccgaaaggcttcactgccgggttccttTACCAGCAATGGCCGCGGGTGCACCCGACAGCCAATTCGTAGATCAGCTGGGGAGCCAACATCATGggctcccaggacaggtaagtgtccatataataaaagtcagcagctgttgatggggacaagggcctcttccttaaAACCCTGGGCCGCGGTTGTCGGggcctgcgggcagggggcttatcagaatctgaaagcccccattAACAAATGGGCCCCCAAATCccacccccaccctatgtgaatgggtatcgggtacattgtacccctacctattcatcaATAAAGTGTACAAAAGTAATAACCACACAAGgtagtttttgacaaatcctttattaaaaaaaaaaaaaatagtgtccctCCATGTAAATCCATCGCCAATCACGTCACTCATGATTGGCGatggaaaaaatataaatgcTCCGCCTCCTGGGAGGTCTCCCCCTGTATGCCCGCTCtgtgctttgacatttcttatataggcaaggggcgGGACCACCTAGCTACCTAGCTAAAGgactgaacgggtgtcaggttgctgagacgagattctttttttttttttaaaacgattttAAGCATGAGTTACCGCgtctgttacaggcattggcgtttcaaatgcctctgaacatccgtctgaacccattttttttttttttttttttcgggaaggTTTCTAAAAACTCAattgcctagaaacgactataaattatcctgtgtacatgtcctgataagataacatagaggagagattggGGGTCCTGTGTACATgtcctgataagataacatagaggagagattggggatcctgtgtacatgtactgataagataacagaggagagatcaggggcgGCTGAAAAACACTGAACAGTTCCGAAAACGTCCGTTTACCAAcatcagtgtacatgaggcctaagaagatttgtctggctgcaagggtctcaataaatgccaggttgctggggagagactgcgtggtcacaaaggtctttgatgaGTGGGAGGTTGCGAGACGGTATTGCgcggttgcaagggtctcgatgagtgtggggctgctgagacggtattgcgcggttgcaagggtctcgatgagtgtggggctgctgagacggtattgcgtttgcaagggtctcaacaagagtgtcaggctgctgagacgattttgcctggttgcaatggtctcaacaggtgtcaggttgctgggccg
This window of the Rana temporaria chromosome 13, aRanTem1.1, whole genome shotgun sequence genome carries:
- the LOC120920202 gene encoding protein S100-A1-like isoform X1, producing the protein MSKLVTAMKEVHEVFKEYASKDGNPNALSKKEMKELMQKELGEYVKEQKDATSMNKILKELDEDGDKRLSLDEFLILVSSVLMARNPISC
- the LOC120920202 gene encoding protein S100-A1-like isoform X2, which translates into the protein MSKLVTAMKEVHEVFKEYASKDGNPNALSKKEMKELMQKELGEYVKEPKDATSMNKILKELEDGDGEVEFREFVIFLASVGIC